CGGGCGCGAAACCATTGATTCATTGTTTCGCAACTTCATCGCCGAAACCACCCGCCGGGTTCGGGAAAATCTCGGTGATGACGACTTCTGCCTGTCGGTGTTCAAGGACAACGCCGGGGTCATTCGTTTCAACGAGAACTGGAGCATTGCCTTCAAGGTCGAAACCCACAACTCGCCCAGCGCCCTGGACCCTTACGGCGGCGCGCTGACCGGTATCGTCGGCGTCAACCGCGATGCCTTCGGCACCGGCATGGGGGCGCGCCTGCTGTTCAATACCGACGTGTTCTGCTTTGCCTCACCTTTTTACGACAAACCCCTGCCGCCGCGCCTACTGCACCCGCGACGCATTTTCGAAGGGGTGGTCGAAGGGGTTGAGCACGGTGGCAACAAAAGCGGCGTCCCCACCGTCAACGGCTCCATCGTGTTTGACGAGCGCTTTGCCGGAAAGCCCTTGGTTTACTGCGGCACCGGTTCGATCATGCCGGCAACCTTGCACGGCAAACCCTGCCATGAAAAGAAAGCCGAAGTCGGTGATCGCATCGTCATGGTCGGCGGTCGCATCGGCAAGGATGGCATCCACGGCGCGACATTCTCTTCGGAGGAATTGCATGAGGGCTCGCCGGCCACCGCGGTGCAGATCGGCGATCCCATCACTCAGCGCCGCATGTTCGATTTTCTGCTGGTGGCACGCGACCGCGGTCTCTATAGCTCCATCACCGATAACGGGGCGGGCGGTCTGTCGTCTTCCGTCGGTGAGATGTCCGAGGATACCGGCGGATTCGAATTGCACCTGGATCGCGCCCCCCTGAAATACGCCGGGCTCCAACCCTGGGAAATTCTCATTTCCGAAGCCCAGGAGCGGATGACCCTGGCTGTGCCGCCGGAGAAGATCGATGAGTTCCTCCGACTGGCCGCTGAAATGGATGTCGAGGCCAGCGATCTTGGCGAATTCACCTCCTCGGGATTTTTTCACTGTCTCTATCAGGGGCGCACCGTCACTTATCTAACCATGGAATTTGTACATCAAGGCGTGCCCCAATTGGTGCTTCCCGCGCAATGGCTTTCCCCCGACGCGCGTGGGCTCAAGGAGCCGGATACGGCGCAGCCGCCTGATTTGGGTGAAACACTCAAGGCGATGCTCGGACGGCTCAACATCTGTTCCAAGGAAAGCGTGGTTCGCCGCTACGACCACGAGGTGCAGGCGGGCACCGTGGTCAAGCCTCTCACCGGCGCAGTCGATGACGGACCTTCGGATGCCGCTGTGATCCGGCCGTTGACCGAGAGCTTCGAGGGCATCGTCGTCTCTCACGGGATCTGCCCGCGCTACAGTGATATCGACACTTATCATATGATGGCCTGTGCCATTGACGAGGCCCTGCGCAACTATGTGGCCGTTGGCGGCGACATCGGCCATGTCGCAGGCCTGGATAACTTCTGCTGGTGCGATCCGGTGGAGAGCGAGAAAACCCCCGACGGGGCTTATAAGGCGGCGCAACTGGTGCGGGCCAACAAGGCATTGCGTGACTATTGCGTGGCTTTTGGCGTGCCGCTGATTTCCGGTAAAGACTCCATGAAAAACGACTATATGATCGGTGACCGGAAGATCTCGATTCCGCCGACCGTGCTGTTCTCGGTCATGGGGCGCATGGACGATGTGCGCCGTGCGGTGACCATGGATGTCAAACGCCCCGGCGATCTGGTTTGCCTGCTTGGTGTAACGCGCAACGAACTGGGAGGCTCCGAATACTACGCCATGCACGGGCAGGTTGGCCGCAACGTGCCGACGGTTGATGCCGCTTATGCTCTCAGGTTGTTCCAGGCCATCAACCGCGCGCAGCAACAAGGCGTGCTTGCCTCCTGCCATGATCTCTCCGATGGCGGCTTTGGTGTGGCCCTGGCGGAAACCGCCTTTGCCGGCGGGTTTGGTGTTCATGCAGATTTGCGTCAGGTCAAAACCACGGCGGCCATGCGCGCCGATCAGGTTCTGTTCAGTGAAACACCAAGTCGCTTCCTGGTGACGATGTCGCCGGACAATCGAGCCTTATTTGAAGAAATCTTCGCGGGTCTGGATGTGTCGCTTCTCGGCACCGTGTTGGCCGAACGCGAACTGCGTCTGACCGGACTGCAAGGGGAAAACCTGATGCGCTGCGATCTTGACGAACTCAAGGCGGCTTGGCAGGCGCCTCTGAAGGAGATGTAAATCATGGCAAAAACTGTTCGAGCAGTGGTTATCTCCGGTAACGGCACCAACTGCGAGCGTGAGGTGGCCGCAGCCTGTCGGTTGGCCGGGTGCGATGTTGCCGATATCGTGCATATTGCCGAATTTCTCGCCGGACGGGCGCGACTCGACGATTACCACTTTCTCAATCTGGCCGGCGGATTTCTTGACGGTGACGATCTCGGCAGCGCCAAGGCCGGCGCAAACCGTCTGCTGCATGCCCGCATTCAGGGCAGCGAAGAGCACCTGAGTGATCAACTGCGGCGCTTCATTGCCGACGGCAAGCTGATCATGGGGGTCTGTAACGGATTTCAGCTCATGGTTAAGATGGGTCTGCTGCCCGCCGTCGGCGGCGATCACCAGTCTCAGAGCGCAACGCTTACTTTTAATGACGGCGGCCGCTTTGAGGATCGCTGGACGCACCTCAAGGTCGATTCTGCTTCCCCCTGTGTTTTTACCCGCGGTATGGACGGCGTTTATCTGCCCGTGCGCCACGGCGAAGGCAAATTCGTTCCGGCCTCCGATGAGGTCCTCGCGGCCATGGAAAAGCGCCACCTGTGCGTACTTAAATATTCGGACCCGT
The Geoalkalibacter ferrihydriticus DSM 17813 DNA segment above includes these coding regions:
- a CDS encoding phosphoribosylformylglycinamidine synthase subunit PurS; its protein translation is MPWRIIVGLKDGVRDARGERVRREISHHLQIELESVRTIDVYTVDAQLSDAEVEAAAQGPFCDAVIQDVAVNRPLAHDFDMLIEVGFRPGVTDNVGRTAREAIQYLTGRKFAAGEGVYTSVQYLLKGRIDKAAAEHIAHDFLGNALIQRWTILSRAEFDPQRGVPITVPKVISTAPPEIREIDLNVSDDELLKISKEGMLALNLEEMKAIQAYVADPAVVAQRAQAGLGDKLTDAELEALAQTWSEHCKHKIFAARMEYEDGEGGRETIDSLFRNFIAETTRRVRENLGDDDFCLSVFKDNAGVIRFNENWSIAFKVETHNSPSALDPYGGALTGIVGVNRDAFGTGMGARLLFNTDVFCFASPFYDKPLPPRLLHPRRIFEGVVEGVEHGGNKSGVPTVNGSIVFDERFAGKPLVYCGTGSIMPATLHGKPCHEKKAEVGDRIVMVGGRIGKDGIHGATFSSEELHEGSPATAVQIGDPITQRRMFDFLLVARDRGLYSSITDNGAGGLSSSVGEMSEDTGGFELHLDRAPLKYAGLQPWEILISEAQERMTLAVPPEKIDEFLRLAAEMDVEASDLGEFTSSGFFHCLYQGRTVTYLTMEFVHQGVPQLVLPAQWLSPDARGLKEPDTAQPPDLGETLKAMLGRLNICSKESVVRRYDHEVQAGTVVKPLTGAVDDGPSDAAVIRPLTESFEGIVVSHGICPRYSDIDTYHMMACAIDEALRNYVAVGGDIGHVAGLDNFCWCDPVESEKTPDGAYKAAQLVRANKALRDYCVAFGVPLISGKDSMKNDYMIGDRKISIPPTVLFSVMGRMDDVRRAVTMDVKRPGDLVCLLGVTRNELGGSEYYAMHGQVGRNVPTVDAAYALRLFQAINRAQQQGVLASCHDLSDGGFGVALAETAFAGGFGVHADLRQVKTTAAMRADQVLFSETPSRFLVTMSPDNRALFEEIFAGLDVSLLGTVLAERELRLTGLQGENLMRCDLDELKAAWQAPLKEM
- a CDS encoding phosphoribosylformylglycinamidine synthase subunit PurQ, with amino-acid sequence MAKTVRAVVISGNGTNCEREVAAACRLAGCDVADIVHIAEFLAGRARLDDYHFLNLAGGFLDGDDLGSAKAGANRLLHARIQGSEEHLSDQLRRFIADGKLIMGVCNGFQLMVKMGLLPAVGGDHQSQSATLTFNDGGRFEDRWTHLKVDSASPCVFTRGMDGVYLPVRHGEGKFVPASDEVLAAMEKRHLCVLKYSDPSFQTTALDYPANPNGSVAGIAGVCDESGRLFGLMPHPEAYVHRTHHPRWTRDSGLSEEGMGLWFYQNAVRFLRETVL